A region from the Manihot esculenta cultivar AM560-2 chromosome 13, M.esculenta_v8, whole genome shotgun sequence genome encodes:
- the LOC110630021 gene encoding uncharacterized protein LOC110630021, with protein MGFIMEFAENLILRLMEDPKERDRKFREHVYAVKDRCNKTKEMWSYPLRPYGFWTFERHNSQLAWDAQISQVPGRRDPYDDLLQDSYGSPK; from the coding sequence ATGGGATTTATCATGGAATTCGCTGAGAATTTGATTTTGAGGTTAATGGAGGATCCGAAGGAGAGGGATCGCAAGTTCAGGGAGCACGTTTATGCTGTAAAGGACCGATGCAACAAGACGAAGGAGATGTGGAGTTACCCTCTTCGCCCTTATGGATTCTGGACATTCGAGCGCCACAATTCTCAGCTCGCTTGGGATGCTCAGATTAGCCAGGTGCCGGGCCGGAGGGACCCCTATGATGACCTCCTCCAAGACAGCTATGGCTCCCCTAAATGA